The following are encoded in a window of Chiloscyllium plagiosum isolate BGI_BamShark_2017 chromosome 11, ASM401019v2, whole genome shotgun sequence genomic DNA:
- the LOC122554801 gene encoding immediate early response gene 5 protein-like has translation MEFKVEAHRIMTISLGKIYSSRVQRGGIKLHKNLLVSLVLRSAREVYLSEQEELYLQQQQPPPGELQPPQSWAARRRLCDSAAQGQPAWAGGSSGEAEPRLPAWTDGERAGGRVHGPGWADSPQSEPAEGRPTADSNNSNHHHRECPSRTVGEPAPGCPCARKRRSAEPGAAEPASPLKRARTEREPAVPRRAACIALQQQQQEEEEQQQEMETSPNVSSLITVFGSSFSGLLSKEGTEGENGQVCCDQVLGTMGSWNRAIVAF, from the coding sequence ATGGAGTTTAAGGTGGAGGCGCACCGCATCATGACCATCTCGCTGGGCAAGATCTACTCGTCCCGGGTGCAGAGGGGCGGCATCAAGCTGCACAAGAACCTGCTggtgtccctggtgctgaggagCGCCCGTGAGGTCTACCTGAGCGAGCAGGAGGAGCTCTacctgcagcagcagcagccgccGCCCGGGGAGCTGCAACCCCCGCAGAGCTGGGCGGCCCGGAGGAGACTCTGCGACTCTGCCGCCCAGGGCCAGCCTGCCTGGGCCGGAGGGTCGAGCGGCGAGGCCGAGCCGCGGCTCCCCGCTTGGACAGACGGCGAGCGGGCCGGGGGCCGGGTGCACGGCCCGGGCTGGGCTGACTCGCCCCAGAGCGAGCCGGCGGAGGGCCGGCCCACAGCggacagcaacaacagcaaccaCCACCACCGGGAGTGCCCGTCCCGGACGGTGGGCGAGCCGGCGCCGGGCTGCCCGTGCGCCCGCAAGAGGAGGAGCGCCGAGCCCGGCGCGGCGGAGCCCGCTAGCCCGCTGAAACGGGCCAGGACTGAGCGGGAGCCGGCGGTGCCGCGCCGGGCCGCCTGCATCGcactccagcagcagcagcaggaggaggaggaacaACAACAGGAGATGGAGACCTCCCCGAACGTCTCCAGTCTCATCACCGTCTTCGGCTCCAGCTTCTCCGGGCTCCTGAGCAAGGAGGGCACCGAGGGGGAGAATGGCCAGGTCTGCTGCGATCAAGTACTGGGCACTATGGGTTCCTGGAACAGGGCGATTGTCGCCTTCTGA